In a genomic window of Aggregatimonas sangjinii:
- a CDS encoding nuclear transport factor 2 family protein, with protein MKLTAEDKLDIIQLTATFDNAMDSENVEKYMTVWADDGELSGFWGSTKGKEDLRKQFPGLLDSFARGRRHLLTNHEIEGDGKNATMYCYLTVFNRDENTMAGTGTFNDVLIKEDGKWLFVKRELSADPNVMKLIESLQGDN; from the coding sequence ATGAAATTGACAGCAGAAGATAAATTGGATATCATACAACTAACGGCAACATTCGATAATGCCATGGACAGTGAAAATGTTGAAAAATACATGACCGTTTGGGCGGATGATGGAGAACTCTCCGGGTTTTGGGGAAGCACAAAAGGCAAAGAGGATTTAAGGAAACAATTCCCTGGGCTATTAGACAGTTTCGCGAGAGGCAGAAGACATCTATTGACCAATCATGAAATTGAAGGTGACGGCAAAAATGCAACGATGTACTGTTACTTAACGGTATTCAATAGAGACGAGAATACCATGGCGGGCACGGGTACCTTCAACGATGTTTTAATAAAAGAGGATGGAAAATGGTTATTCGTAAAAAGGGAACTTTCGGCCGATCCGAATGTGATGAAATTGATAGAATCACTTCAAGGTGACAATTGA
- a CDS encoding nuclear transport factor 2 family protein, with protein MKKITQIALNAWQAGESDGNYIEFIELLSTDFDLFSQPLMGKFTGKEALIKMKELISERQENPNSLTFSNLVITTDESYSAVSFDSKGTVMSGRYPYEGYNSIQFKFTNDKVSGFREYFGFVDPEMFNAK; from the coding sequence ATGAAAAAAATAACCCAAATAGCGCTGAATGCTTGGCAAGCGGGAGAATCAGACGGTAATTACATCGAATTCATTGAACTGCTTTCCACTGACTTCGACCTGTTTTCACAACCATTGATGGGAAAATTCACCGGTAAAGAAGCCTTGATCAAAATGAAGGAACTTATCTCGGAAAGACAGGAAAACCCTAACAGTTTGACCTTTTCAAATCTAGTTATTACAACCGACGAGTCTTATTCAGCGGTAAGCTTTGATTCTAAAGGAACGGTCATGAGCGGCAGGTATCCTTATGAAGGATATAACAGTATTCAGTTTAAGTTTACTAATGACAAAGTATCGGGTTTTAGAGAGTACTTCGGATTTGTAGATCCCGAAATGTTCAATGCAAAATAA
- a CDS encoding alpha/beta fold hydrolase: protein MSEIKYHTKRIGSLDQSYLECGTGDVLLLIHGFPQHSHMWRKMMPELSKNFRVIAPDLRGMGGTTITDGGYEKENLARDMEKFLNALEIDKINLVGYDHGGGVAYSFASQFSDRVKKACFIEYVPPGFGYEHGLQPVRNWQAWQLAFFTVPDVAIQFIAGKERELLAWYFWHWSYNPDAVSQADFENYVRNLQKPGALRAGFAHFAAVFDDTEHFKVTAKVKLDMPVLALGGEMGAGEFMVPGWEQLANDVTGSVVAECGHWIADEQPKLLNRQLLDFF from the coding sequence ATGAGCGAGATAAAATATCACACGAAAAGAATTGGCAGCTTAGATCAATCTTACTTAGAATGCGGTACGGGTGATGTACTGCTATTGATTCACGGATTTCCTCAGCATTCCCATATGTGGCGAAAGATGATGCCTGAACTTTCTAAAAACTTCAGAGTCATTGCCCCGGATTTAAGGGGTATGGGAGGTACCACTATAACGGATGGAGGTTATGAGAAAGAAAATCTAGCACGGGATATGGAAAAATTTCTGAATGCCCTTGAAATAGATAAAATCAACCTAGTCGGGTATGACCATGGCGGTGGCGTAGCGTACTCCTTTGCTTCACAATTTTCGGACCGAGTCAAGAAGGCGTGTTTCATCGAATATGTTCCGCCTGGCTTTGGTTATGAGCATGGGCTTCAACCAGTACGAAACTGGCAAGCTTGGCAGTTGGCCTTTTTTACGGTACCTGACGTTGCTATACAGTTTATCGCCGGAAAAGAACGTGAATTACTGGCGTGGTATTTCTGGCACTGGAGTTATAACCCCGATGCAGTGTCCCAAGCTGATTTTGAGAATTACGTACGTAATCTTCAAAAGCCCGGAGCATTACGAGCTGGCTTTGCACACTTCGCTGCGGTCTTCGATGATACAGAGCATTTTAAGGTAACGGCAAAGGTGAAACTCGACATGCCGGTGCTGGCATTGGGGGGTGAAATGGGTGCCGGGGAATTCATGGTTCCTGGTTGGGAACAGCTAGCAAATGATGTAACGGGTTCAGTCGTAGCGGAATGTGGCCATTGGATTGCGGATGAACAGCCTAAACTACTGAATCGTCAACTATTGGATTTCTTTTAA
- a CDS encoding isochorismatase family protein: MNELKNPFRTELTPDNCCFVMIDHQVGLSTFLTSIDPALLKNNILGHAKTAKAFDIPTILGTSWPQGPNGPTLPELIELFGGESVIDRPYVNFWNDETSKRAVKSTGRTKLVISGLATEVCVAFPAIAAVQEGYEVYAVIDASADWNPLVTEVTMKRLAMAGVVVTTWVAVLAELANNTQINGMHIANLLSEHMGQYSVAMSNYLGVAKNADMMKEQIGTPPLQAHL; the protein is encoded by the coding sequence ATGAATGAATTAAAAAATCCATTTCGCACAGAACTCACTCCGGACAATTGCTGCTTTGTTATGATCGATCATCAGGTGGGGCTATCCACGTTTTTGACGTCGATCGATCCCGCACTATTGAAGAACAATATTCTGGGTCACGCAAAAACCGCTAAAGCCTTCGATATTCCGACCATCTTAGGGACCAGTTGGCCACAAGGCCCCAATGGCCCCACGCTACCGGAATTAATAGAACTTTTTGGTGGGGAAAGTGTCATCGATAGACCTTATGTCAACTTCTGGAACGATGAGACCTCAAAACGAGCAGTGAAATCCACAGGCCGTACCAAATTGGTAATATCTGGACTGGCAACGGAGGTCTGTGTAGCGTTTCCGGCTATTGCGGCAGTTCAAGAGGGCTACGAAGTCTATGCCGTAATCGATGCCTCCGCCGATTGGAATCCGTTGGTTACGGAAGTCACCATGAAGCGCTTGGCAATGGCCGGCGTCGTTGTGACGACTTGGGTGGCCGTATTGGCCGAATTGGCCAATAATACACAGATAAACGGCATGCATATCGCAAATTTGCTAAGCGAGCATATGGGACAATATTCCGTGGCGATGTCAAACTATTTAGGGGTCGCCAAAAATGCCGATATGATGAAAGAACAAATCGGGACACCCCCACTACAAGCTCATCTTTGA
- a CDS encoding hydrolase, giving the protein MKNLITLLAIFMASSAMAQWKQYNPNKNNDPANASKELINPANHTLMLIDHESQMAFAVESNPIDEIRNNVGLISAISQLYEIPTVITTVAEKSFSGPVFPEVREFFPDESGYIDRTTMNSWEDTRVVKAVGAFKKPKLVLAGLWTEVCILSAALSALEDGYDVYVITDACGGVSKEAHDMSIARMMQAGIKPMTAMQYGLEIHRDWERSDTYVQMNDIMKKWGGAYGLGIDYKKTLDKWEKEHSEK; this is encoded by the coding sequence ATGAAAAATCTAATTACACTACTCGCAATCTTTATGGCATCATCGGCCATGGCACAATGGAAACAGTATAATCCGAATAAGAATAACGATCCTGCGAACGCTTCAAAGGAATTGATCAACCCGGCAAACCATACCTTAATGCTTATTGACCACGAGAGTCAGATGGCCTTCGCGGTAGAGTCTAATCCGATAGACGAAATACGAAATAATGTAGGGCTGATTTCCGCTATTTCCCAGCTTTATGAAATTCCGACCGTAATAACGACGGTTGCTGAAAAATCGTTCAGCGGACCTGTTTTTCCTGAAGTTCGGGAATTCTTTCCCGATGAGAGCGGTTATATCGACCGTACTACGATGAATTCATGGGAGGATACACGGGTGGTCAAGGCCGTAGGCGCTTTTAAAAAACCCAAACTTGTTTTGGCCGGTCTTTGGACAGAGGTCTGTATTCTTTCCGCCGCACTTTCGGCCCTGGAAGACGGGTATGACGTCTATGTCATTACGGATGCTTGCGGTGGTGTGTCAAAAGAGGCGCACGATATGTCTATTGCCCGAATGATGCAAGCAGGTATCAAGCCCATGACGGCCATGCAGTATGGTCTGGAAATACACCGGGACTGGGAGCGTTCAGACACTTATGTTCAAATGAACGATATAATGAAAAAATGGGGAGGTGCCTACGGATTGGGAATCGATTACAAGAAAACTTTGGATAAGTGGGAAAAGGAACATTCCGAAAAATAA
- a CDS encoding NAD-dependent succinate-semialdehyde dehydrogenase: MDYAEIIDPATGEKVAQYARISDETALEKVQQANSAFKLWKENSYEERAAMMYKLAEVMEEKKEEYAKLATQEMGKTIGQARKELEKCALICRYYADNTKKLLANEKVETEAAKSYVTFQPIGVILAVMPWNFPFYQVIRFAVPAIMAGNTGVLKHASNVQGCAEALEKAFSQAGFPKGIFTNLNIGSKQVKKIIEDENIVAVTLTGSDPAGRSVASIAGQNLKKTVMELGGSDAYIILDDADLEKATDLATYGRLQNNGQTCIAAKRFIVLDAIYDDFLHRFTEKMKKAKMGKPTDEDTYYGPMARHDLRDEIHEQVQKTISQGGRLVLGGNIPEGKGAYYPATILADLKPGMEAFDVELFGPVASVIKAKNEAHAIELANNSQYGLGSGVITGNTERGEKVALQLEAGSSFVNKLVVSDPRLPFGGIKNSGYGRELSGYGIREFVNTKSVWID; this comes from the coding sequence ATGGATTATGCTGAAATTATAGACCCCGCTACGGGTGAAAAAGTAGCGCAATATGCCCGAATTTCCGATGAAACCGCTCTTGAAAAAGTACAGCAAGCCAATAGTGCCTTTAAGCTTTGGAAAGAAAATAGTTACGAGGAACGGGCGGCGATGATGTACAAGTTGGCGGAAGTGATGGAAGAAAAGAAGGAAGAATATGCAAAATTGGCCACCCAAGAAATGGGCAAGACCATTGGTCAGGCTCGAAAGGAATTGGAGAAATGTGCCTTGATATGCCGCTATTACGCTGATAACACTAAGAAGCTACTGGCGAATGAAAAAGTGGAAACCGAGGCGGCGAAAAGCTATGTGACGTTTCAGCCAATAGGTGTGATTCTTGCCGTCATGCCCTGGAACTTCCCTTTCTATCAAGTGATTCGTTTTGCGGTGCCGGCTATAATGGCAGGAAATACCGGAGTTTTAAAGCATGCCTCCAATGTTCAAGGCTGTGCGGAGGCTTTGGAGAAAGCTTTTTCGCAAGCGGGATTCCCAAAAGGGATATTCACCAACCTGAACATCGGATCAAAACAAGTGAAAAAAATAATCGAGGATGAGAACATCGTTGCCGTCACATTGACCGGCAGTGACCCCGCAGGGCGTTCAGTAGCCTCTATAGCAGGACAAAATCTGAAAAAGACCGTTATGGAGCTCGGTGGAAGTGATGCCTATATCATTCTAGACGATGCGGATTTGGAGAAGGCCACCGACTTGGCGACCTATGGTAGACTACAGAATAACGGTCAAACCTGTATCGCGGCCAAGCGTTTTATAGTACTGGATGCTATCTACGATGACTTTTTGCACCGATTTACGGAAAAGATGAAGAAGGCAAAGATGGGCAAACCCACGGATGAGGATACCTATTACGGGCCGATGGCCCGGCACGATTTACGCGATGAAATCCATGAGCAAGTACAGAAAACCATCTCTCAAGGAGGTCGGTTGGTTTTGGGCGGAAACATTCCTGAAGGTAAAGGCGCTTACTATCCGGCGACCATTCTTGCCGACTTGAAACCGGGAATGGAGGCTTTTGATGTTGAACTTTTTGGACCGGTAGCCTCCGTAATCAAAGCGAAGAACGAAGCGCATGCTATTGAACTAGCGAATAATTCCCAATACGGATTGGGCTCGGGTGTCATCACCGGAAATACTGAAAGAGGTGAAAAAGTTGCCCTGCAATTGGAGGCTGGCAGTAGCTTCGTGAATAAGCTGGTCGTGTCAGATCCAAGACTACCGTTCGGGGGCATTAAAAACAGTGGCTACGGGAGGGAACTTTCGGGTTATGGCATTCGGGAATTTGTAAATACAAAATCGGTCTGGATTGATTAA
- a CDS encoding acetolactate synthase large subunit, translating to MKASDLCISALENEGVEYIFGLPGEENLDFLESLRKSDKIKFVLTRHEQGAGFMAATYGRLTGKPGVCLATLGPGATNLVTPAAYAQLGAMPLVMITGQKPIKKSKQGKFQIIDVVEMMQPLTKFTKQVTHAEHIPSIIREAFRLSTEERPGAVHIELPEDIAQEEVSDPKLFKVVNYRIPNAGPETIREAAKMILAAKKPLLLIGAGANRKRASTALTEFVERLGIPFFNTQMGKGIIDERHPLYLGTAALSDYDFLHEAIDEADLIINVGHDTIEKPPFFMNPEDERKVIHINFFAAEIDEVYFPQFNVIGDIADSVHQLTKALVADSKSWDTDFFLAIRDKVSKRLTKYEKDDRFPILPQRLVKIIRDMLPEDGIVTLDNGIYKLWFARNYPAYKQNSLILDNALATMGAGLASALMAKELNPDKKVISVNGDGGFMMNSQEMETAVRLQLDLVVIILNDNAYGMIQWKQEGEGFPKYGLDYGNPDFVKYAESFGARGHRPNSVEDFEKTLKSCLHATGVHLIDLAVDYSLNHKILNVLIKEYSQNLKKD from the coding sequence ATGAAAGCATCGGACTTATGTATTAGTGCTCTGGAAAATGAGGGAGTTGAATATATTTTCGGACTACCCGGGGAGGAAAATCTCGATTTTTTGGAGTCGCTCAGAAAATCCGATAAAATCAAATTCGTACTTACCCGACACGAGCAAGGTGCCGGTTTTATGGCCGCGACGTATGGAAGGTTAACCGGAAAACCTGGTGTCTGTTTGGCCACTTTGGGGCCAGGTGCGACTAATCTTGTGACACCGGCCGCTTATGCACAATTGGGGGCGATGCCCTTGGTCATGATTACGGGGCAAAAACCTATCAAAAAAAGCAAGCAGGGTAAATTTCAGATCATCGATGTCGTGGAGATGATGCAGCCACTAACAAAGTTTACGAAGCAAGTAACCCATGCGGAACACATTCCGTCAATCATTCGAGAAGCCTTCAGGTTGTCGACCGAAGAACGACCCGGTGCAGTGCATATAGAACTCCCGGAGGATATTGCACAAGAAGAAGTATCCGACCCAAAGTTGTTCAAGGTGGTGAACTATAGAATTCCGAATGCAGGACCCGAAACGATTCGAGAGGCTGCTAAGATGATACTTGCCGCCAAAAAGCCATTGTTGTTGATTGGCGCCGGAGCCAATAGGAAGAGAGCTAGTACGGCACTTACGGAATTCGTGGAAAGATTGGGAATTCCCTTTTTCAACACCCAAATGGGTAAGGGTATCATAGACGAAAGACATCCCTTATACTTAGGAACAGCTGCATTATCGGACTATGATTTCTTACATGAAGCGATTGACGAGGCGGACCTGATTATCAATGTGGGCCATGACACGATTGAAAAGCCGCCGTTTTTTATGAATCCCGAAGACGAACGAAAAGTGATTCATATCAACTTCTTTGCGGCCGAAATCGACGAAGTCTACTTCCCCCAATTCAATGTCATCGGTGATATTGCGGACAGTGTACACCAATTGACAAAGGCCTTGGTTGCCGATTCAAAAAGTTGGGATACCGATTTTTTCCTCGCTATTCGAGACAAGGTCTCAAAACGTCTTACCAAGTATGAAAAGGACGACCGGTTTCCAATCTTACCACAACGTTTGGTCAAAATCATACGTGATATGCTTCCGGAAGATGGTATCGTGACCTTGGATAATGGAATTTATAAGTTATGGTTTGCACGCAACTATCCCGCCTACAAGCAGAATAGCCTTATTCTTGATAATGCCCTGGCTACTATGGGTGCAGGTTTGGCATCCGCCCTAATGGCGAAAGAACTGAATCCCGATAAAAAAGTTATCTCAGTCAACGGTGATGGCGGTTTTATGATGAATTCGCAGGAAATGGAAACCGCCGTTCGCCTTCAACTTGATTTGGTTGTAATTATATTGAATGATAACGCCTATGGAATGATCCAATGGAAGCAAGAAGGCGAAGGTTTCCCGAAATACGGATTGGACTACGGCAATCCAGATTTCGTAAAGTATGCGGAAAGTTTTGGCGCCAGAGGCCATAGACCAAATTCTGTTGAGGATTTTGAAAAGACCTTAAAAAGCTGTCTACACGCAACCGGGGTTCACTTGATAGACCTCGCCGTAGATTACTCCTTGAACCATAAAATATTGAATGTTCTTATTAAAGAATACTCGCAGAACCTAAAGAAAGATTGA
- a CDS encoding phytanoyl-CoA dioxygenase family protein, with the protein MQKIKDLAEKHHLISNIFDWPNSKEEWQQYRLTDEQVNHFHEEGYVSGIKLLSNEQVEKLRKELREILDPEHPAHELFYEFHSNESEDPNSVLFHSLGHWRITEGFHDVLWNPAFVMAAHQLLENKPVRFWHDQLFCKPAEHGGVVAWHQDYSYWTRTIAMQHLTCWTGLDDANTENGCLHYIPKSHKWGLLDAPPLAGDMNGLINYLNEEQKEQFKNPVAIALKKGYATFHHPLMVHGSYENKSNRSRRAFVLNVFADGTVSNTNDELLAGVPPVPKGDKMQGKFFPLLFEPN; encoded by the coding sequence ATGCAAAAAATAAAGGATTTAGCGGAGAAACATCATTTGATCTCGAACATTTTTGATTGGCCAAATTCAAAGGAAGAATGGCAGCAATACCGATTGACCGACGAACAGGTGAATCATTTTCATGAAGAGGGCTATGTATCGGGCATAAAGCTCTTAAGTAATGAACAAGTCGAAAAATTGCGAAAGGAATTGAGGGAAATACTGGATCCCGAACATCCCGCACACGAACTGTTCTATGAATTTCATAGTAATGAATCCGAAGACCCGAATTCGGTCCTATTCCATTCCTTGGGTCATTGGCGTATTACCGAAGGGTTTCACGATGTGCTATGGAATCCGGCCTTTGTCATGGCGGCCCATCAGCTATTGGAAAACAAGCCCGTTCGCTTTTGGCACGACCAGTTATTTTGCAAACCGGCAGAACACGGTGGTGTAGTAGCCTGGCATCAAGATTATTCGTACTGGACAAGAACCATCGCCATGCAACACCTCACTTGTTGGACAGGGTTGGATGACGCAAATACGGAAAACGGATGTTTGCATTATATTCCCAAAAGCCATAAATGGGGACTATTAGATGCCCCGCCATTGGCTGGTGATATGAACGGCCTGATAAATTACTTGAACGAAGAACAAAAGGAACAATTTAAGAATCCCGTGGCCATAGCGTTGAAAAAAGGGTACGCAACCTTTCATCATCCCTTGATGGTTCATGGTTCTTACGAGAACAAATCCAATAGGAGCCGCAGGGCCTTTGTACTAAATGTTTTTGCCGATGGTACGGTCAGCAATACGAATGATGAGTTGTTGGCGGGCGTACCTCCGGTTCCGAAGGGTGACAAAATGCAGGGAAAATTCTTCCCACTACTTTTTGAGCCAAATTAA
- a CDS encoding MFS transporter: protein MKINVKFVKITLLASSTLTVMSGATIAASLPLIKETFSDNPDSDFLSKLILTLPALFIAIISPIAGVAVDKIGRKTLLIVSLILYGIGGSLGGLVDSLMWILVSRGLLGIAVAIVMTVTSTLIADYFEGEERSNFLGQQAAAMAIGGILFISLGGVLAEMSWRGPFFIYGLSLLIVIPAIRFIKEPEKMESDESANLKSIEPKPRNAILFLLLLIFVTMVFFYMMPVQVPFILNKIGVSSTKVGLAIAAGTLSGAISSLAYKKLNTNFHTSWLYMASFLIMGTGYVLIASFDTFIGITASLFIAGFGNGLIMPNTTALVMNVAPNRVRGTIMGLLSAFMFLGQFFSPILIQPLADATTMNSAFLYAGLAMATMGVGFFIYNITTNDNTLLKLKS, encoded by the coding sequence ATGAAAATCAACGTCAAATTCGTTAAAATCACACTTCTCGCATCCAGTACTCTTACCGTTATGTCTGGGGCCACTATTGCTGCTTCCCTACCCTTGATAAAGGAAACCTTTTCGGACAATCCGGATTCGGATTTTCTTTCTAAACTCATACTCACATTACCTGCACTGTTCATAGCCATCATATCACCTATCGCCGGTGTCGCGGTAGATAAAATCGGCCGAAAAACACTCTTGATAGTTTCACTTATACTCTATGGAATCGGGGGAAGTCTGGGCGGTCTGGTCGACAGTCTCATGTGGATTTTAGTCAGCAGAGGACTGTTAGGCATCGCCGTAGCTATCGTTATGACCGTGACCTCCACATTAATAGCTGACTATTTCGAAGGCGAAGAGCGTAGTAATTTCTTGGGGCAGCAAGCGGCGGCCATGGCCATTGGTGGCATCCTATTTATTAGTCTAGGTGGAGTGCTAGCCGAAATGAGTTGGAGAGGTCCGTTCTTCATATACGGGTTATCCCTATTGATAGTCATACCGGCCATACGGTTCATTAAAGAACCTGAAAAAATGGAAAGCGATGAATCAGCCAATCTAAAAAGCATAGAACCTAAACCACGTAATGCCATACTATTTCTCCTACTTTTGATTTTCGTAACCATGGTGTTCTTTTACATGATGCCGGTACAAGTACCGTTCATATTGAACAAAATCGGAGTAAGTAGCACTAAAGTCGGCTTGGCCATTGCAGCAGGAACGCTATCGGGAGCTATTTCATCCTTGGCTTACAAAAAGCTGAATACAAATTTTCATACCTCCTGGTTATATATGGCATCGTTTCTGATCATGGGTACTGGATATGTACTCATAGCGTCATTCGACACCTTCATCGGGATTACGGCCAGTCTGTTCATAGCCGGATTTGGAAATGGGCTCATAATGCCAAACACGACCGCCTTAGTAATGAACGTAGCACCCAATAGAGTGCGCGGAACGATTATGGGCTTGCTCTCGGCATTTATGTTTTTAGGGCAGTTCTTTTCCCCAATTTTAATTCAACCCTTGGCCGATGCCACAACTATGAATTCGGCATTTTTGTACGCCGGTTTGGCCATGGCAACGATGGGCGTAGGCTTTTTTATATACAATATAACTACGAACGACAATACGCTGCTCAAGCTTAAATCATAG
- a CDS encoding nuclear transport factor 2 family protein — protein MKLNKSILLLACTMVGVACTNSSVERKEFLELKTEFERFRDKEQIVALSNVYSDAAALQDKKLFQSLWAENSKWIIGPPINKTFKGRDSIANAFENLLSDWEFFVQLNTSFNVDLSEDGKTATANFYLNEIARNAKMSNYNIASYKDSLIKKDGKWLFKTREYKVIYLDTTALAGQAFQRVENQ, from the coding sequence ATGAAACTAAATAAAAGCATTTTGCTCTTAGCCTGTACAATGGTAGGTGTCGCTTGCACAAATTCCAGCGTAGAACGTAAGGAGTTTTTGGAACTAAAAACAGAGTTCGAACGATTTAGGGATAAGGAACAGATTGTCGCTTTAAGCAACGTCTACTCCGATGCTGCGGCACTACAAGACAAGAAACTTTTTCAAAGTCTATGGGCAGAAAATAGTAAATGGATCATTGGGCCACCCATCAATAAGACCTTTAAAGGTCGTGATAGTATCGCCAATGCCTTTGAAAACTTACTATCGGATTGGGAGTTTTTCGTACAGCTCAATACCAGTTTTAATGTCGATCTTTCCGAGGATGGCAAGACGGCCACAGCAAATTTCTATCTCAACGAAATCGCGAGGAATGCCAAAATGAGTAATTACAATATCGCTAGTTATAAGGATAGCCTTATCAAGAAGGACGGAAAATGGTTGTTTAAAACCCGCGAGTATAAGGTTATTTACCTAGACACAACGGCGTTGGCCGGCCAAGCATTTCAAAGGGTCGAAAACCAATAG
- a CDS encoding alginate export family protein, with protein sequence MSKFEKCILLLILISLWFSKTQAQEIADVRPPILPIRYLENYGFLKDSSKATAPFDTIKFIRLNAEGSSYVSFGGELRSFYESIHNRQDEGEGFLLTRLMAHADLHLGNRFRFFVQPASGFELFKETPARVIDRDELFLLNLFADYKFIDTGSESLTARLGRQELNYGRGRMVTIREGPNVRHYWEGIKLIYETSRWKVDGFLTKYGNNQPGVLDNPILDSEETFLGVYAQSNTAEILDSNIDLHYFGFIDEISQFFNAEGEETRHSLGLRLYNIKGKWDYDVEAIGQFGTVGESNIAAFGFYGETGYTFYPKASITKRIGLKVDYFTGDRDSTDTKLNSFNPMYPRQGYYRGAGALYASNFWDIHPSFTIAKENDFNLLVDWAWYWRTSVEDGLYIGGNGMPLLEPDGLEKEFLGSQLNFQLTYTFNPYMSSTINYSRFYSGGFVRDNPTPMEISDFLNLTFLFRF encoded by the coding sequence ATGTCAAAGTTCGAAAAATGCATTCTACTACTCATCTTGATTTCCTTATGGTTTTCCAAAACTCAAGCACAAGAAATAGCGGACGTTAGACCTCCTATATTACCTATACGTTATTTAGAAAACTATGGGTTCCTAAAAGACAGTTCTAAGGCAACTGCTCCTTTCGATACCATCAAATTCATACGATTGAATGCCGAGGGTTCATCCTACGTATCTTTTGGTGGTGAATTGAGGTCTTTTTACGAAAGTATTCATAATCGCCAAGATGAAGGGGAGGGATTTCTTTTAACGCGGCTAATGGCACACGCAGATTTGCATTTGGGAAATCGCTTTAGATTTTTTGTGCAGCCCGCATCGGGCTTTGAACTTTTTAAGGAAACTCCTGCGCGAGTAATCGATAGGGACGAACTCTTTTTGCTCAATCTTTTCGCCGACTATAAGTTTATAGATACCGGAAGTGAATCTCTTACAGCTCGCTTAGGTAGACAAGAACTCAATTACGGCAGGGGCCGAATGGTCACCATTAGGGAAGGGCCGAACGTACGGCACTATTGGGAAGGCATTAAGCTAATTTATGAAACTTCTCGTTGGAAGGTAGATGGGTTCTTGACGAAATATGGAAATAACCAACCCGGAGTTCTCGACAATCCTATCTTGGATTCCGAAGAAACCTTTTTGGGAGTCTACGCCCAGTCGAATACCGCTGAAATTCTAGATAGCAATATTGATCTACATTACTTTGGGTTTATCGACGAAATCTCTCAATTTTTTAATGCGGAAGGCGAAGAAACTAGACATTCCCTTGGCCTTAGATTGTACAACATTAAAGGGAAATGGGACTATGATGTAGAGGCCATCGGCCAGTTCGGGACCGTGGGAGAAAGTAATATCGCCGCCTTTGGTTTTTATGGGGAAACGGGATATACCTTTTATCCCAAGGCTTCCATCACTAAAAGAATAGGCCTAAAAGTCGATTATTTCACAGGTGACCGTGATTCTACCGATACTAAATTGAACTCCTTCAATCCCATGTACCCACGACAAGGGTATTATCGGGGCGCGGGAGCACTTTACGCCTCCAACTTTTGGGACATTCACCCAAGTTTCACAATAGCTAAGGAAAATGATTTTAACTTATTGGTGGACTGGGCCTGGTATTGGCGTACCTCAGTCGAGGACGGTCTTTACATTGGAGGAAACGGCATGCCTTTGTTAGAACCTGATGGACTGGAGAAAGAATTTCTAGGGAGCCAGTTGAATTTCCAACTCACCTATACTTTCAATCCTTATATGAGCTCAACAATAAATTATTCACGTTTCTATTCGGGCGGTTTTGTCCGTGATAACCCAACGCCCATGGAAATCAGCGATTTTTTAAATCTCACATTCCTATTTCGGTTCTAG